The following proteins are co-located in the Acidicapsa acidisoli genome:
- a CDS encoding xanthine dehydrogenase family protein molybdopterin-binding subunit, which yields MPDSTPYTPSTVIGADLPRIDGPLKTTGQAQYAADYHFPGMVHGVAVSSTVAAGTIHAIDTSRAEKMPGVVNILHHGNIGPLFRMAPGGHGGRTSEARPPFEDLEVRYWGQYVALVLAETYEQALAASAAVVVKYESAPINVSTKLDDPQTGELPLHTESKRGDVDAAFASAPVKVDQTYITPAETHNPMEMHATVAVWDDPNFTLYETSQGVVNHQHVMAETLGVPRENVRVITRFLGSGFGGKLFPWPQSALAAAAARQLNRPVKLSVNRKQMFTSVGHRPQTQQRVKIGATADGKLVSLHHDYRNHTNFGDDIRENCGEATPFIYSTPNLLVTSALVRRNVGTPTPMRGPGAVPGLYAVESAMDELAVALKMDPVELRLKNDTLTDESQNKPFSSRHYKECLQVGAEKFGWAKRTPEIGSMRDGDIILGWGVAGASWGAGRGACQTSVQLLNDGTARVSCGTQDVGTGTYTVFAQVVSDRTGIPVDRIRVVLGDSSLLPGPTSGGSTATATVLPAIAEATDNATKAAVTTAISAAKSPFHGKPADSLAFSEGKVHIKTQPASSGVPYEQLLKMANVEAASGEGNSGPLGSNPKAREYSTHSFGAQFVEVEWDPGIARLRVSRVVSVIDGGRMINRKTAANQILGAVVMGVGMGMLEETIYDHRNGLPVNSNFADYMVATHADSPDIDVHFLDFPDPILGEYGARGIGEIGLAGIAPAMTAAVYHATGVRVRELPIRIEDLLTSTIQT from the coding sequence TTGCCTGATTCAACCCCCTACACCCCATCTACAGTCATCGGCGCTGACCTCCCGCGTATTGACGGCCCTCTCAAGACCACTGGCCAGGCCCAGTACGCTGCCGATTACCACTTCCCCGGCATGGTCCACGGGGTCGCCGTCTCTAGCACCGTAGCTGCCGGCACAATCCACGCCATCGACACCTCCCGCGCCGAAAAGATGCCGGGCGTTGTGAACATCCTTCACCACGGAAACATTGGGCCATTATTCCGGATGGCTCCGGGCGGTCACGGCGGACGCACCAGCGAAGCCCGGCCACCCTTTGAAGATCTGGAAGTCCGCTACTGGGGCCAATACGTCGCCCTCGTCCTCGCCGAAACCTACGAGCAGGCATTGGCCGCGTCCGCAGCCGTCGTCGTGAAATACGAATCAGCTCCGATCAACGTCTCCACAAAACTCGACGATCCCCAGACCGGAGAACTGCCGCTGCATACCGAATCGAAGCGCGGCGATGTCGACGCAGCCTTCGCCTCGGCTCCGGTCAAAGTCGACCAGACGTACATTACCCCCGCCGAGACGCACAATCCGATGGAGATGCACGCCACGGTGGCCGTCTGGGATGATCCGAATTTCACCCTTTACGAGACCTCGCAGGGCGTGGTCAATCACCAGCACGTGATGGCAGAGACCCTCGGCGTTCCGCGCGAAAACGTCCGGGTCATCACCCGCTTTCTCGGCTCCGGCTTCGGCGGCAAACTCTTTCCCTGGCCGCAAAGCGCTCTGGCCGCGGCGGCAGCCCGCCAGCTCAATCGCCCGGTTAAACTCTCCGTCAATCGCAAGCAGATGTTCACCAGCGTGGGCCATCGCCCCCAGACGCAGCAGCGCGTCAAGATCGGCGCAACCGCCGATGGCAAGCTCGTCAGCCTGCACCATGACTACCGCAACCACACCAACTTTGGCGACGACATCCGCGAAAACTGCGGTGAAGCCACTCCGTTCATTTATTCAACGCCCAATCTCCTCGTCACCTCCGCGCTCGTCCGGCGCAATGTCGGCACCCCGACGCCAATGCGCGGTCCCGGCGCGGTTCCAGGGCTCTATGCGGTTGAGTCCGCCATGGACGAACTCGCCGTCGCCCTCAAAATGGACCCCGTCGAGCTGCGCCTCAAGAACGACACCCTCACCGACGAGAGCCAGAACAAGCCATTCTCCTCGCGCCATTACAAGGAGTGCCTGCAAGTCGGCGCGGAGAAGTTCGGCTGGGCGAAGCGAACTCCAGAGATCGGTTCGATGCGAGATGGAGACATAATCCTCGGCTGGGGCGTCGCCGGCGCATCCTGGGGAGCTGGCCGCGGCGCTTGCCAGACTAGCGTTCAACTCCTCAACGACGGCACCGCTCGCGTCTCCTGCGGAACCCAGGACGTCGGCACCGGCACCTACACCGTCTTTGCCCAGGTGGTCAGCGACCGCACCGGCATCCCCGTCGACCGTATCCGCGTCGTCCTCGGAGACAGCTCGCTGCTTCCCGGCCCAACCTCAGGCGGATCGACCGCGACAGCCACCGTTCTGCCCGCCATCGCCGAAGCCACCGACAACGCGACAAAAGCCGCCGTCACCACTGCGATCAGCGCTGCAAAATCGCCATTTCACGGCAAGCCCGCCGACTCGCTGGCATTTTCCGAAGGCAAAGTCCACATCAAAACTCAACCAGCATCTTCAGGCGTTCCCTACGAACAGTTGCTCAAGATGGCTAATGTGGAAGCAGCCAGCGGTGAGGGTAACTCCGGTCCGCTTGGCTCCAATCCCAAGGCCCGGGAGTATTCCACCCACTCCTTCGGCGCGCAATTTGTCGAAGTCGAATGGGACCCAGGCATCGCACGCCTGCGTGTCAGCCGCGTCGTATCGGTGATCGACGGCGGCCGCATGATCAACCGCAAGACCGCCGCCAACCAGATCCTCGGAGCCGTCGTCATGGGCGTCGGCATGGGCATGCTCGAAGAGACCATCTATGACCATCGCAACGGCCTGCCCGTTAACTCCAACTTCGCCGACTACATGGTCGCGACCCACGCCGATTCACCCGACATCGACGTTCACTTCCTCGACTTCCCAGACCCGATCCTTGGCGAATACGGCGCTCGAGGCATTGGCGAAATCGGCCTGGCGGGCATTGCGCCAGCCATGACAGCCGCGGTCTACCACGCCACCGGAGTCAGGGTGCGGGAACTCCCCATCCGTATCGAGGACCTGCTCACTTCCACGATCCAGACTTAG
- a CDS encoding DUF1761 domain-containing protein gives MDSAVQSFHHLHHVNHWAILVSAVIQWLIGAIWYSPLLFAKPWMAMVNPPSGPDKQKAMMAGMILSFVGSLVLSFILFHSIAWSGAATYGKGALVGFIEWAGFIAAPNIAQGVYEGRPFKLFAINTGYWLVAMLITGGLLAVWQ, from the coding sequence ATGGATTCGGCTGTTCAATCCTTCCACCACCTTCACCACGTCAACCACTGGGCCATCCTGGTATCGGCTGTCATTCAGTGGCTTATCGGCGCGATCTGGTACTCGCCCCTGCTCTTCGCCAAGCCATGGATGGCCATGGTCAACCCGCCATCCGGTCCCGATAAACAAAAGGCCATGATGGCCGGTATGATTCTGTCTTTCGTCGGCAGCCTGGTCCTCTCGTTTATCTTGTTTCACTCCATCGCATGGTCCGGCGCAGCTACCTATGGGAAAGGCGCACTGGTCGGCTTCATCGAATGGGCAGGCTTCATCGCCGCGCCCAACATTGCGCAGGGCGTCTACGAGGGCCGCCCATTCAAGCTCTTCGCGATCAATACCGGTTATTGGCTCGTAGCCATGCTGATCACCGGCGGGCTATTGGCCGTATGGCAATAG
- a CDS encoding YbhB/YbcL family Raf kinase inhibitor-like protein: protein MHATLKKRMGMIAGTAIVLGVLAGNSIAQDSAGYGEFQLTSSTFARNAELPISTILNNQVNGVNTCSANGAAGGDLSPDLAWTNAPRGTQSYVVVLYDVTAAFTHWGMYNIRAGVTQLPAGAGVAGSGYGPQIENDFALGEEYDGPCPPAGVAPEQHQYVFTVYALSKELTLPSSANFPPNGETLYHALIKAGVEGAILGKASLTGYYSSTPQN, encoded by the coding sequence ATGCATGCAACGCTGAAGAAGCGCATGGGGATGATCGCCGGCACGGCTATCGTTCTTGGAGTCTTAGCTGGAAACTCGATCGCGCAGGACAGCGCGGGTTATGGCGAGTTTCAACTGACGAGTTCGACTTTCGCCAGGAACGCCGAACTGCCTATATCGACGATTCTGAATAATCAGGTGAATGGGGTCAATACCTGTTCGGCGAATGGAGCTGCTGGCGGTGACTTATCGCCTGACTTAGCGTGGACGAATGCTCCGAGAGGAACGCAGAGCTATGTTGTCGTTCTCTATGACGTCACGGCTGCCTTTACGCACTGGGGCATGTATAACATCCGCGCGGGCGTAACGCAGTTGCCGGCCGGAGCAGGAGTGGCGGGAAGCGGTTATGGTCCGCAGATCGAGAACGACTTTGCCCTTGGCGAAGAATATGACGGCCCTTGTCCTCCGGCTGGGGTTGCCCCGGAGCAGCACCAGTATGTCTTCACTGTCTACGCATTGAGCAAGGAACTGACGCTGCCCAGCTCGGCGAACTTTCCTCCGAATGGCGAGACGCTCTATCACGCTCTCATCAAGGCTGGCGTTGAGGGAGCAATCCTGGGGAAGGCGAGTCTGACGGGATACTATTCGTCTACTCCTCAGAACTAA
- a CDS encoding tetratricopeptide repeat protein, with translation MRTLICRIVLMLCVAGPAEMKAAFAVAQDTKPPETKPQDAAFLALQEADAAFRAGYAAMQAGKLDEARQSFADAVRLAPQIPEAHLALGAILSQLGRPEEAIPEFEIVLKLKPADGATEANLAAAHEAVGRSRASAGKLDEAEAQFRSAIGVLRDAVPDAQGVDASIAQQVALRDELGSLLAQEKRWDEAESAFRDALRLTPEGARAGAGSVAPHMHLGVVLVEQKRYPEALSELGKAAELAPENALAQFQLGRGLAAAGKDDEAVPHLDRALKLNPELRGGALELAMAKQRLGQQQESIPLFEKAVENEPHNAEALTNLGLALTETGKAKDGVPFLRRALAETPNDPVVHEDLGVAELQQSHFDEAIAQFEQAKELDAANPQLHYDLGLAYKLKDRMEDAVRELSKSASLDATLPDPPYTLGILYMQMGRLADAATQLKTALALRPGNGDGWAILGSVLKQLERREEAETALKQAIALLPNQPGPHITLAAVLAEEGRRQEAADERKLAAGLSRTAVNRQRATLSTNAGNQLLQRGEIADAVSQYQDAIAADPGYAEAHVQLAVAYARQGRAQDAAAERQKAEALGNQKQ, from the coding sequence ATGCGCACTCTGATTTGCCGGATCGTGCTCATGCTTTGTGTTGCAGGCCCTGCGGAGATGAAGGCGGCTTTTGCGGTTGCCCAGGACACGAAGCCTCCAGAGACAAAGCCACAGGACGCTGCATTTCTCGCGTTGCAAGAGGCCGATGCGGCGTTTCGGGCCGGGTATGCGGCGATGCAGGCGGGCAAGCTGGACGAGGCACGGCAGAGTTTTGCCGACGCGGTGCGGCTTGCTCCGCAGATTCCGGAAGCGCATCTGGCGCTGGGGGCGATTCTTTCGCAACTTGGACGGCCGGAAGAAGCAATTCCTGAGTTTGAGATCGTGCTGAAGCTGAAGCCCGCAGACGGGGCGACGGAGGCCAATCTTGCCGCAGCCCATGAAGCCGTTGGCCGCAGCCGCGCTTCTGCGGGCAAGCTGGACGAGGCGGAGGCGCAGTTTCGGTCTGCAATCGGAGTTTTACGGGATGCGGTACCAGACGCTCAGGGCGTCGACGCCTCAATTGCGCAGCAGGTCGCGTTACGGGACGAGCTCGGATCGCTGCTGGCGCAGGAGAAGCGTTGGGACGAGGCGGAGTCCGCTTTTCGGGATGCGCTGCGGCTGACACCGGAGGGTGCCAGAGCTGGAGCCGGATCAGTTGCGCCGCACATGCATCTGGGGGTGGTGCTCGTGGAGCAGAAGCGGTATCCGGAGGCGCTCTCAGAGTTGGGCAAAGCTGCCGAGCTTGCTCCCGAAAACGCGCTTGCGCAGTTCCAACTGGGACGCGGGCTGGCCGCCGCCGGTAAGGATGACGAAGCCGTGCCGCATCTGGATCGGGCGTTAAAGCTGAATCCTGAACTGCGGGGCGGGGCGCTTGAATTGGCGATGGCCAAACAGAGGCTGGGTCAGCAGCAGGAGTCGATTCCGCTTTTTGAAAAAGCCGTGGAAAATGAGCCGCACAATGCCGAGGCTCTGACCAATCTGGGGCTGGCGTTGACGGAAACGGGCAAGGCGAAGGATGGCGTGCCGTTTTTGCGGCGGGCGCTGGCCGAGACCCCGAATGACCCGGTGGTGCATGAGGATTTGGGTGTGGCGGAGTTGCAGCAATCGCATTTCGATGAGGCGATCGCGCAGTTTGAGCAGGCAAAGGAGCTGGATGCGGCCAATCCGCAACTGCATTACGACCTCGGACTCGCGTACAAGCTGAAGGACCGGATGGAGGACGCGGTTCGGGAATTGTCCAAGTCTGCAAGTCTGGATGCGACGCTCCCCGATCCGCCTTACACGCTGGGGATTTTGTATATGCAGATGGGAAGGCTTGCGGATGCGGCCACACAGCTTAAGACGGCTCTTGCGCTGCGTCCGGGGAACGGCGACGGGTGGGCGATTCTGGGCAGTGTTCTCAAGCAATTGGAGAGACGCGAGGAGGCGGAGACAGCGCTGAAACAGGCGATTGCCCTGTTGCCGAACCAGCCCGGTCCGCATATTACGCTGGCCGCTGTACTCGCCGAAGAAGGCAGGCGGCAAGAGGCTGCGGACGAACGGAAGCTGGCCGCTGGGTTGAGCAGAACTGCGGTGAACAGGCAGCGTGCGACGTTAAGCACCAATGCCGGGAATCAGTTGTTGCAGCGGGGCGAGATAGCCGACGCTGTGAGTCAGTATCAGGATGCGATTGCAGCCGATCCCGGATACGCCGAGGCGCATGTCCAACTCGCCGTCGCGTATGCGCGGCAAGGGCGCGCGCAAGATGCTGCGGCGGAGCGGCAAAAGGCTGAGGCGTTGGGAAATCAAAAGCAGTAA
- a CDS encoding TonB-dependent receptor has product MTVQTKSGSNSFHGSAYDFRTGNANLARDPFSQPPGPDAIPPGVKNKFGGSIGGRVIKDRLFFFGAYEGQRQKVGTSANATLPSQLATETCLGNEVGPSGIAGCDFSQYATQFGAAGTLYQNVTNPDGTVTGTPFPGNVIPAALVSKQWKNLLSVLEPYTKLENGGVANGLGNNYSAGGTGLFNSNLWTVRVDDTISQKQSAFVRFSRWTNILSGAQMFDVNNVGAGGPGFGLGNYGGQSSSADDSVAVGTDYVVNPKLITDIRLGYLRYNILDEKNDAATEFANTLGIPGINLGTPSTGGSPGFEFASLPNVSTQPWYGDGLGISRCNCPLIEREDQFQIVNNWTKTLGNHSIKIGADLRYGRNLRVPSDSDRDGVMQFNAGSTSDAGASGTGMGFGTIALGDVTSMSRYVSTSTNAKEFQKRIFFYLQDTWRATSKLTANLGVRWEGYYPEAVNGPGNGSLLSLNDGYLHVAGIGGVPTDMGWNLDEKKQFEPRIGLAYQLNPKTVIRGGYGRSFDIGVFGSVFGHVVTQNLPVLANQSLNSSGTQQAFCLGSPTDNPGCNLANLSTPQPATGGPAGFVPPAVPASGLLPNPGYNVNSKARPNPMQFPTLDAWNLSFQRALTPALTLTVAYVGNKGTHTLSDGDGNNTMPNEEAIQIGGQYKFGNQTFQTINGQTLHWDPSAPSTPTSSGATSNPLYLQRFYGAKLQACSDPAYNSSTTGANVPAGTGWCGWSQQISYYGDDQNTNFNALQITLAQQTWHGLNVNFNYQFARANDHLSAYETWDPAIAYGPDSNVRHHAATVYGSYDLPFGKGKQFFTGANHATDLLIGGYELSGTLSGSSGLPFSLGLNGCSYNYTNSAGKVVSAPDYPNGPTSEAPCYPLVANGSKLHTNLSGYQPGTGWTFYQPVTLGSSGFSEPGLDELGNSGHNNYYGPKFFNTDLSLQKTFAIWENVVTKFRFDAYNAVNHINPGNPGGNIQNIGSITGEAPGPGPRQLEFSLRVQF; this is encoded by the coding sequence ATGACAGTGCAGACCAAGTCGGGATCGAACAGCTTCCACGGCAGCGCGTACGACTTCCGCACGGGCAACGCCAACCTGGCGCGCGATCCGTTTTCGCAACCGCCCGGACCTGATGCGATCCCTCCCGGCGTGAAAAACAAGTTTGGTGGATCGATCGGCGGCCGGGTCATCAAGGACAGGCTCTTTTTCTTTGGAGCTTATGAAGGGCAGCGGCAGAAGGTCGGAACGTCGGCAAACGCCACTCTTCCCTCGCAATTGGCCACTGAGACCTGCCTCGGTAATGAGGTTGGACCGAGCGGAATTGCGGGCTGCGACTTCAGCCAGTATGCGACGCAATTCGGCGCCGCGGGTACGCTCTACCAGAATGTCACAAATCCCGACGGGACTGTTACCGGGACTCCATTTCCAGGCAACGTGATACCGGCGGCGCTGGTGTCCAAGCAGTGGAAGAACCTTTTGTCCGTCCTGGAGCCATATACCAAACTCGAGAACGGCGGAGTTGCGAACGGTCTTGGCAACAACTACTCGGCAGGCGGCACTGGGCTCTTCAACAGCAATTTGTGGACAGTGCGTGTCGACGACACGATCAGCCAGAAGCAGAGTGCTTTCGTTCGATTCTCCCGCTGGACCAACATACTGAGCGGTGCTCAGATGTTCGATGTGAACAACGTGGGGGCCGGTGGACCCGGCTTTGGCCTGGGCAACTACGGCGGTCAGTCATCGAGCGCGGATGACAGCGTCGCAGTCGGCACCGACTACGTTGTGAACCCAAAGCTGATCACCGACATTCGTCTCGGTTACCTGCGCTATAACATCCTCGACGAGAAGAACGACGCGGCCACCGAATTCGCCAATACGTTGGGAATCCCCGGCATCAATCTCGGGACGCCCTCCACTGGTGGTTCGCCTGGCTTCGAGTTTGCCTCGCTTCCTAACGTGAGTACCCAGCCGTGGTACGGCGACGGCCTCGGCATCTCTCGTTGCAACTGCCCGCTAATCGAGCGCGAGGACCAGTTCCAGATCGTCAACAACTGGACCAAGACGCTGGGCAATCATTCCATCAAGATCGGCGCGGATCTCCGCTACGGCCGCAATCTCCGCGTACCTTCGGACTCCGATCGGGACGGGGTGATGCAATTCAACGCCGGTTCGACTTCAGACGCTGGCGCCAGCGGTACGGGTATGGGCTTTGGAACAATCGCTCTCGGTGACGTAACCAGCATGAGCCGCTACGTCTCCACCTCCACTAACGCCAAGGAGTTCCAGAAGCGCATCTTCTTCTACCTTCAGGACACGTGGCGCGCAACCAGCAAGTTGACCGCCAACCTCGGCGTTCGCTGGGAAGGCTATTATCCTGAGGCCGTCAACGGTCCAGGGAACGGCTCTCTCCTGAGCCTGAATGATGGCTATCTGCATGTGGCCGGTATTGGCGGCGTACCCACAGATATGGGCTGGAATCTCGATGAGAAGAAGCAGTTCGAACCGCGCATCGGCCTGGCTTATCAATTGAATCCGAAGACCGTTATCCGCGGCGGCTACGGACGCAGCTTCGACATCGGCGTATTCGGTTCGGTCTTTGGCCACGTGGTCACACAGAACCTGCCGGTTCTGGCCAACCAGAGCCTCAACTCGTCTGGAACTCAGCAAGCGTTCTGCCTGGGCTCGCCGACCGATAACCCTGGTTGCAATCTTGCCAACCTCAGCACGCCTCAGCCCGCCACTGGCGGCCCCGCAGGCTTCGTTCCGCCTGCAGTACCGGCCAGCGGCCTGCTGCCGAACCCCGGTTACAATGTCAACTCCAAGGCGCGTCCCAATCCGATGCAGTTCCCGACACTGGATGCCTGGAATTTGAGCTTCCAGCGCGCTTTGACTCCGGCGCTGACTCTGACGGTGGCCTACGTCGGCAACAAGGGCACGCACACGCTCAGCGATGGTGACGGAAACAACACCATGCCCAATGAAGAGGCAATCCAAATTGGTGGCCAATACAAGTTTGGAAATCAGACTTTCCAGACCATTAACGGCCAGACTCTGCATTGGGATCCGTCGGCGCCGAGTACACCGACGTCGAGCGGCGCTACCTCCAACCCGCTTTACCTGCAACGCTTCTATGGCGCAAAGCTGCAGGCGTGCAGTGACCCCGCGTATAACTCATCCACAACAGGCGCGAATGTTCCAGCCGGTACCGGTTGGTGCGGCTGGTCGCAGCAGATCAGCTACTACGGCGACGACCAGAACACCAACTTCAACGCGCTTCAGATTACGCTGGCCCAGCAGACCTGGCATGGCCTGAACGTCAACTTCAACTACCAGTTTGCTCGCGCAAACGACCACCTCTCCGCCTATGAGACCTGGGATCCGGCGATTGCTTACGGCCCCGACTCCAACGTGCGCCACCATGCCGCAACGGTCTATGGCAGCTATGACCTCCCGTTCGGCAAGGGTAAGCAGTTCTTCACGGGTGCAAATCATGCGACTGACCTGCTCATCGGAGGTTACGAGCTCTCAGGAACTTTGAGCGGCTCAAGCGGACTTCCCTTCAGCCTCGGTCTGAACGGCTGTTCGTACAACTACACCAATTCCGCCGGTAAGGTTGTGAGTGCCCCAGACTATCCCAATGGTCCAACCTCGGAAGCTCCGTGCTATCCGCTGGTGGCGAATGGCAGCAAACTCCACACCAACCTGTCCGGCTACCAACCGGGTACGGGGTGGACGTTCTACCAGCCGGTCACTCTTGGGAGCAGCGGCTTCTCCGAGCCAGGACTGGACGAACTGGGAAATTCGGGCCACAACAACTACTACGGACCGAAGTTCTTCAACACCGATCTTTCTCTCCAGAAGACATTCGCGATCTGGGAGAACGTGGTGACGAAGTTCCGGTTCGATGCCTACAACGCGGTGAACCACATCAACCCCGGCAACCCGGGCGGAAACATTCAGAACATAGGTTCGATTACCGGCGAAGCGCCGGGACCCGGACCGCGCCAACTGGAGTTCTCGCTGAGGGTACAGTTCTAG
- a CDS encoding tetratricopeptide repeat protein has protein sequence MKGFDGAILLWILLSASASHAQGTQANQASAANAETAPAVSLADAKALAAKGHLDQALAELNELAKAEPEEPGVERLRGIILYQKELLPEAEAAFRKAAAQDAQDRESKEMLGITLYRLGRPVEAIPLLEKAESTVSGANADPKYVLGLCYTDTKRYDDARRAFAAQFGFAPDSAEAYLVAARLFLRREFADEAAVFAHKAVELNSALPQAHQLLGEIALAKADLPLAVRELEAEQKLNPLDGAMYDRLGDAYVRNGQYEEARQALNKAVLLEPNATGPYILLGEALIKLGEPIQALHYLDRAASMDPGNYITHNVLGQAYRALGQMADANREYKLAVEIQHKNDPKPAQAR, from the coding sequence ATGAAGGGATTCGACGGGGCAATCCTGTTGTGGATATTGCTCAGTGCATCGGCTAGCCATGCGCAAGGTACGCAGGCGAATCAGGCTTCTGCGGCGAATGCTGAGACGGCTCCGGCAGTCTCGCTCGCCGATGCGAAGGCGCTGGCGGCCAAGGGGCATCTGGATCAGGCTTTGGCAGAGTTGAATGAACTGGCCAAGGCTGAACCGGAAGAGCCCGGCGTCGAGCGGTTGCGCGGGATCATTCTGTATCAGAAGGAGCTGTTGCCGGAGGCTGAAGCGGCTTTTCGCAAGGCAGCCGCTCAGGATGCTCAAGACCGCGAATCGAAAGAGATGCTGGGCATTACACTTTACAGGCTGGGCCGGCCGGTTGAGGCGATTCCGCTGCTGGAAAAAGCGGAATCGACTGTTAGTGGAGCGAATGCCGACCCTAAGTACGTACTGGGCCTGTGCTACACCGACACAAAACGGTATGACGATGCTCGGAGGGCCTTTGCGGCGCAGTTTGGCTTTGCGCCAGATTCGGCCGAGGCCTATCTGGTGGCGGCGCGTTTGTTTCTGCGGAGGGAGTTTGCCGACGAGGCGGCGGTCTTTGCGCACAAGGCAGTGGAGCTGAATTCTGCGCTGCCGCAGGCGCACCAGTTGCTCGGAGAGATTGCGCTGGCTAAGGCGGATCTGCCGCTTGCAGTGAGAGAGCTGGAAGCCGAGCAGAAGCTAAATCCGCTGGATGGAGCGATGTATGACAGGCTTGGCGATGCTTATGTGCGGAATGGCCAATATGAAGAGGCGCGGCAGGCGTTGAACAAGGCCGTGCTGCTGGAGCCCAATGCGACCGGGCCCTACATTTTGCTTGGTGAGGCGCTGATCAAGCTGGGAGAGCCGATCCAGGCGCTGCATTATCTGGATCGCGCTGCCTCGATGGATCCAGGCAACTATATAACGCACAACGTGCTGGGACAGGCCTATCGCGCGCTGGGGCAGATGGCGGATGCGAATCGCGAATATAAGCTGGCGGTCGAGATTCAGCATAAGAACGATCCCAAGCCGGCGCAGGCGAGGTAA
- a CDS encoding NAD(P)-binding domain-containing protein — MISVAIVGSGPYALSLAAHLNPLGVEYRIFGPCMEAWDRHMPLRMFLKSDGFASDLYAPGAGYRLEEYCKEQGIEYAPVGLPVKRATFVQYGREFQRRYAPNLEETMIVRVSQIPGGFELETAEGERFQARRVVLAVGISHFPYFPKVLSGFSPEAVSHTFHHGPFDEYRGKHVLVIGAGASAVNAAVALNEDGAQTELMARASKINFHNRSPDYRPIMDRIRNPRSVIGVGWRSKIAVDLPLVFHAMPESLRHRVVTRHLGPAPGWFSRDGFEGHVKANLECHLQEVSEAGSKVRVKYLDPSGATQEIFVDHVIAGTGFQPFLSSLKFLDEKLSAKVRTARSMADMDSNFQSSVEGLYMTGLASAYNFGPMCRFACGARFTAKRLSRHLGQMERRRSVRVVEHANIPQHSNEPSRSVQQESEAVLQREHAG; from the coding sequence ATGATCTCTGTCGCCATCGTGGGCTCCGGGCCCTATGCCCTGTCCCTCGCCGCTCATTTGAATCCTCTCGGAGTGGAGTACAGGATCTTTGGGCCATGCATGGAGGCATGGGACCGGCATATGCCTTTGCGCATGTTCCTGAAGTCCGATGGCTTCGCTTCGGATTTATATGCTCCGGGCGCCGGCTATCGGCTGGAGGAATATTGCAAGGAGCAGGGGATTGAGTATGCCCCCGTGGGGCTGCCGGTAAAACGCGCGACTTTTGTGCAGTACGGCAGAGAGTTTCAGCGGCGATATGCGCCAAATCTCGAAGAGACGATGATTGTGAGGGTAAGCCAGATTCCAGGCGGTTTTGAGCTGGAGACGGCTGAGGGCGAGCGGTTCCAGGCACGCCGGGTTGTGCTGGCGGTCGGAATCAGCCACTTTCCTTACTTTCCCAAGGTACTTTCCGGATTTTCTCCGGAAGCTGTCAGCCATACGTTTCATCATGGGCCGTTTGACGAGTATCGTGGCAAGCACGTGCTGGTCATTGGCGCTGGAGCTTCGGCCGTGAATGCGGCGGTCGCGTTGAACGAAGATGGCGCTCAGACGGAACTGATGGCGCGGGCAAGCAAGATCAATTTTCACAACAGATCGCCTGATTACCGGCCGATCATGGATCGAATTCGCAACCCTCGCTCTGTAATCGGGGTAGGCTGGAGATCCAAAATCGCTGTCGATCTGCCACTGGTCTTCCATGCGATGCCGGAAAGCCTGCGTCATCGCGTTGTGACGAGGCACCTGGGTCCGGCGCCGGGCTGGTTCTCGCGCGACGGCTTCGAAGGTCATGTGAAGGCAAATCTGGAGTGTCATTTGCAGGAGGTTAGCGAGGCCGGCTCGAAGGTGCGAGTGAAGTATCTGGATCCGTCCGGAGCGACGCAGGAGATATTTGTCGATCATGTGATCGCGGGGACAGGATTTCAGCCGTTCCTGAGCTCATTGAAGTTTCTCGATGAAAAGCTCTCGGCGAAGGTGCGCACAGCCCGTTCGATGGCGGATATGGACTCGAACTTTCAATCCTCCGTCGAGGGGCTTTATATGACCGGTCTTGCGTCGGCCTACAATTTCGGGCCGATGTGCCGTTTCGCCTGTGGAGCGCGATTTACTGCCAAAAGGCTTTCACGGCACCTGGGACAAATGGAACGACGGCGCTCTGTGCGGGTGGTTGAACACGCCAATATTCCCCAGCACAGCAATGAGCCAAGCCGCAGCGTTCAGCAAGAGTCCGAAGCGGTTTTGCAGAGGGAGCACGCCGGGTAG
- a CDS encoding group III truncated hemoglobin, with the protein MELVSTDSTLQVTTEEISVLVDTFYGWVQLDPLIGPIFNREVEDWPAHLALLKEFWATVILGTRSFKGNPMEIHLKLLPEPRHFERWLELFAETANEVLTPAHAELFVGKSQRIAETFQRVIASHRSGLGVMPV; encoded by the coding sequence ATGGAGTTAGTTTCGACAGATTCGACGCTGCAGGTTACAACCGAAGAAATCAGCGTTCTTGTAGACACGTTCTATGGATGGGTTCAGCTTGATCCGCTTATTGGCCCGATTTTCAATCGCGAGGTGGAGGATTGGCCTGCGCATCTGGCGCTGCTCAAGGAGTTCTGGGCTACGGTCATTCTTGGGACGCGGAGCTTCAAGGGGAATCCGATGGAGATCCATTTGAAGCTGTTGCCTGAGCCCCGTCATTTTGAGCGTTGGCTGGAGCTTTTTGCCGAGACGGCAAACGAGGTTCTGACGCCCGCCCACGCGGAGCTTTTTGTTGGCAAATCACAGCGCATTGCGGAGACATTTCAGAGGGTAATTGCGTCGCATCGTAGCGGACTTGGGGTCATGCCTGTCTGA